ATGGCCAGGCCCGCGCCGCTGGCCCCGAGGACGCCGCCGCCGGTCCCCTCGATGAGCCCGATGGCGATCTGCCCCAGGCCGGCGAGTGCGCCGCTAGCGAGGAACAGGAGCGTGAAATCACGAGAGCCGATGTACTTCTCGACGATCCGGCCGAAAAAGAAAATCCAGATGCTGTTGCCGGCGATGTGCCAGAGGCTGCCGTGCGAGAAGATGGACGTGAACCACGTCCAGACGTATTCTGGATGCTCGGCCGACAGTATGAAGATCGACTCGTAGAGCCGATAGGATTCCAGATCTACCGGCCTCCCCAGGCGGTCGGTCCCGACCACGAAGTTGAGAAAGACCTGCTGGGCGAAGAACGTGATCCACATCAGCCCGAGGAAGACGTACGTCATGTTGCCCCGGAAGTAGCTGAAGATACTCCCCGGTCCGGTGTTGATCCCGAGCTTCGCCGTCACGCTCTCCGAATCGCTCGAGCTCGACGTGCTCACGCTGTCGTCGAAGCCACTGTCGAAGACGCCGCCGGGGTCGTCCCAGTTGTCCAGCCCCGGGCAGCTATGATTCTCCGGGAGGCGATGCTCCGAACAGAACGTCCCCCCACAGTGGCGGCAGTGATACGGCATGTTCTCCTGCTTGCCGCACTCGTCGCAGGTCGACATTGCCCGAGCGTTCGGACCGCCCGTCTAAAGGGATTGTGCTTGTTCGACCGCTCGCCCCACGTCGGGACGCGTGGATTTTTCTCGGTCGGGGCCCCAAGCCCGGGTGTGCAAGGATACCAGCGCAAGCAACTGCTCGAACGCGTCGGTCGGGAGGGCGCGACGGTGGGCGCGTCCATCCCCGAGGAGATCGACGTGCAAGGGGAGTCGATCGACCTCCGGACGTTCGTCTTCGAGATCAAACGCCGGGAGACGGTCCCCGCGGGCGAGCGCGACC
The Halapricum salinum genome window above contains:
- a CDS encoding rhomboid family intramembrane serine protease; protein product: MSTCDECGKQENMPYHCRHCGGTFCSEHRLPENHSCPGLDNWDDPGGVFDSGFDDSVSTSSSSDSESVTAKLGINTGPGSIFSYFRGNMTYVFLGLMWITFFAQQVFLNFVVGTDRLGRPVDLESYRLYESIFILSAEHPEYVWTWFTSIFSHGSLWHIAGNSIWIFFFGRIVEKYIGSRDFTLLFLASGALAGLGQIAIGLIEGTGGGVLGASGAGLAIGGVLVVLNPNLRVFIWGVFPMPMWALVGFYAALSAFGLFGVGLSGVANVAHLVGLGIGIVYGQRVKNRIGTPSTLRFGGGGPGGPGGPGGRRRGPF